Proteins from one Bactrocera neohumeralis isolate Rockhampton chromosome 3, APGP_CSIRO_Bneo_wtdbg2-racon-allhic-juicebox.fasta_v2, whole genome shotgun sequence genomic window:
- the LOC126753855 gene encoding epidermal retinol dehydrogenase 2 has translation MIERDVIHTNKTSKRIMDIMQDISEFFVVFVKILLELLHSLFEKFMTKKLKDISGEIILITGAGHGIGRELALHYTAWGSVVVCVDINEKNNEETLKKAKRLMQNSVYAYTCDVADRDAVLKLAAKVEAEVGRVSVLVNNVGIMPTHPLEQHTAEEIRRVFDINVLSHFWTLEAFLPQMKQQGRGHIICISSIAGVVGLTNLVPYCATKYAVRGMMEALHEEIREGPYKDFIKLTVVYPYMTNTGLCKRPKVKFPSMLGLLDPKEVAKHIVEAHRSNVNETTIPGSLLHVNNWCRLLPLRCGLLLKDYIDSGVESDL, from the exons ATGATTGAACGCGACGTCATACA CACAAATAAAACTTCAAAACGCATAATGGACATCATGCAGGATATAAGTGAATTCTTTGTGGTATTTGTAAAAATACTTTTAGAGTTATTGCATAGTCTTTTCGAAAAGTTTATGACCAAAAAGCTGAAGGATATTAGCGGTGAGATTATATTA ATAACAGGCGCTGGCCATGGTATTGGACGCGAATTGGCGCTGCATTATACCGCATGGGGTAGTGTTGTTGTCTGTGTCGATATAAATGAGAAGAACAATGAAGAGACTTTGAAGAAAGCTAAAAGACTTATGCAAAATTCTGTTTACGCTTACAC TTGCGATGTTGCGGATCGTGATGCAGTTTTGAAGTTAGCCGCCAAAGTTGAAGCTGAAGTTGGTCGTGTCTCTGTGTTGGTAAACAATGTCGGCATCATGCCGACACATCCGCTGGAGCAACATACTGCTGAAGAGATAAGACGCGTATTCGATATAAATGTCTTATCACATTTCTGGACACTTGAAGCATTCCTGCCGCAAATGAAGCAACAGGGACGTGGTCATATCATATGTATTTCCTCGATTGCCGGAGTTGTAGGGCTAACAAATTTAGTGCCATATTGTGCAACTAAGTATGCTGTGCGTGGCATGATGGAGGCGTTGCATGAGGAAATACGCGAGGGACCCTACAAGGACTTT ataaaaCTGACAGTTGTTTACCCCTATATGACCAACACTGGTCTCTGCAAACGGCCAAAAGTGAAGTTTCCTTCAATGCTTGGCCTACTGGATCCCAAGGAGGTGGCCAAACATATTGTGGAAGCACACCGTTCAAATGTTAATGAAACTACAATACCTGGTAGCCTGCTCCATGTCAATAATTGGTGTCGCTTGTTGCCTTTGCGTTGTGGTCTTTTACTTAAGGATTATATAGATAGTGGTGTTGAATCAgatttgtga